GCATCGCGCGAGGTGCGCAAACAGGTCGATCTGGGCCTGAGCCGGGAATTCAATGAGTCGGCGCTGAATGTCGGCGGAGGGATCTCGCACGAGCGGGACTTCGAATCGATGTACGGCAGCCTCGGCGGACGCTGGGACTTCAACCGCAAGCTCACCACCCTGGAAGCCGGCCTCAGCTACACCGCCAGCACCACCGAGGCCCTGCTCGATCATGATGTCGTGCCCCATGTCTATGAGCCGTACATGTACATCTACGAGCGGCGCGGCGATGACATATACAACCGGACCCAGTCGACCAGCCGGATGGAGCTCGGCGAGTTCGCGCCGACCCTGACGGGAGATCGCACGGACTGGGCGATGAACCTCGGCGCGACCCGGATCCTGAACAAGAAGGCCTACCTCGAAGCGAATCTTGGCTACACGCGCAGCTCCGGCTACCTGTCCAACCCGTACAAGGCCGTGGAGGCGATATTCATCGACCCGCTGCTGCAGGAAGGCCAGGCCGGCGGCAATACGTCCGCGGACTATGTCTATGACGCGCAGATCGTCGCGCTGCTGGAACAGCGCCCGGACCTGAGAAACCAGGGCACGCTCAACCTGCGCTACGTCCAGCACATCGCCGCCACCGACGCCGCCCTGCACCTGAATTACCGCTACTTCCAGGACGACTGGGGGATTCGCGCGCATACGCTGCAGACCGAGTGGGTGCAGCCGGTGGGCGACAGCTGGACCCTCTCGCCCAGGCTGCGCTATTACTCGCAATCGGCCGCCGACTTCTACACGCCCTATCTCACCACGCAGCAGGGCCTGTTCACCTATGTGACCGATCCGACCCTCGGGCCGATCTACATCAATACCGGGTCGCCCACCGACGGCATCAAATATTACGAGGATCAATCGGGAACGGTGACGCCGCCGATCGATCCCAACCCGGGCTCGCGCAATTTCGGCCAGCCGGTGGTCAGCCTCAACGGCCTCGCCGTCATCAACCAGCAGACCGGACAGCCGGTCAACGACCAGACACTGGTCGACGCCCTGACGCAGGAAACGGTGCCGTTCGACCGCAAGAAACTCCCCGAACACTATTCGAGCGACTCGCGGCTCGCCGGTTACGGCACGCTGAGCGCGGGCATCACGCTGGTCAAGCGCCTGGCCAAAGGGATCCGGCTCGAACTCGGTTATGAATACATCGAACATGCCGGCAGCCTGAAGCTCGGCGGCGGCGGCGAGGACGATTACATCGATTACGATGCGTCCCTGTTCAACGCCGCGGTCACGATCGACCTCGACTCGGCCAATCTCTTCGACGGCGCGATGGAGGATCACTCTGGCCACGCGGGGCACATGCATCACGACATGCACGAGCACCACGCGGGCGGCGCGCCGGCCGGCGTCATGTTCGACCACATGCTGGCCGGCAGCGGAGACCTCATGGTGGGCTACCGCTACATGTTCAGCCGCCAGGGCGGCGATATCCTGGGCGGCAGCAATACCGGCGGCGTCAGCGATTTCAACATCATCAATCGCGCCTGCGCCGGCAAGCCCTGTTATGTCCGTCCGACCGAAATGAGCATGCACATGCACATGCTCGACATCATGTACGCCCCCACCGACTGGCTGAACCTGATGCTGATGCCGCAGTTCGTGGAGATGGACATGTCCATGCGGCTGCTCGATGAGTCGCCCCGCACCGGCGGCATGGACGCCATCGGCATGGCCATCACGCACAGCAGCCATGCCCACACCTCGGCGGGCTTCGGCGACACCGAGATGCACGCGCTGTTCAGGCTGTTCCGCGGCCGCAGCTCCGGGATGCACCTGGGCCTGGGCCTCAGCGCTCCCACCGGCGACGTGTCAGTCGGGATGCGGAACATGATGCACGTCGACATGGGCCTGATGGATTACGGCATGCAACTCGGCAGCGGCACCTGGGACTTCAAGCCGAGCCTGACCTACACCGGCGCGCGCGCGCCTCTGTCCTGGGGCGTGCAGCTCAACGGCACGATGCGCCTCGAGGATCGCAACGCCTCCGGCTACGCCCTCGGCGACGTGCTCCAGGCTACGGCCTGGGGCAGCTATGACCTGGGCGACGTCTGGTCGACCTCGCTGCGCGGCATTTATACCTTGCAGGGTGAGATCGAGGGCGCATACAACGACACCCACATCCGGATTGGCCCGGTGGACTACCCGCACAACTACGGCGGCACCTTCATCGACCTCGGCCTCGGCCTGTCCGCCAGCATCCGGAGCGGGACCTTCGCGGGCAACCGCCTGAGCCTCGAATGGCTGCTGCCGGTGCAGAACGATTTCAACGGCCACCAGCTCGACCGCGAAGGGACACTGGTCTTCAACTGGGGCATCCATATCTGACGACCGGGCCGACTTGACACCCCGTCACCCGGAGCCGCATCGTTTGGGAAGTCATGAAGTCTTCCGGCGAATCGCGACTGTTCAAATTCCCGTTCAGGGCGATGGGCTCGCCGTGCGAGATCCAGCTCTACGCGCGCGACGACTCCGCCGCCCGCCGCATCGCGAACCTGGCCATCGCCGATGCCGAACGGCTGGAGGCGCGCTACTCACGTTACCGCGACGACAGCCTGCTGTCCGCCATCAACCG
Above is a genomic segment from Gammaproteobacteria bacterium containing:
- a CDS encoding DUF3570 domain-containing protein, encoding MRRRRLSQLTGRNADAHLLVPDYRRHNRAPERRSPLRALTLAAMALPGLMAQPVCAEEGDSAGFQFGHYQEGERDLAGADSMFDPIEVDSFHTGVNFTPGDRLKGTVKFTEDAWSGATPVATAPLSAHGNRVTTTHVMTGASIEGLHNHDEEAEEETPAETDGVTGASPYLYSTLKLDGQYRPLLTDVEGAVIGGVDTELVHTMSSASREVRKQVDLGLSREFNESALNVGGGISHERDFESMYGSLGGRWDFNRKLTTLEAGLSYTASTTEALLDHDVVPHVYEPYMYIYERRGDDIYNRTQSTSRMELGEFAPTLTGDRTDWAMNLGATRILNKKAYLEANLGYTRSSGYLSNPYKAVEAIFIDPLLQEGQAGGNTSADYVYDAQIVALLEQRPDLRNQGTLNLRYVQHIAATDAALHLNYRYFQDDWGIRAHTLQTEWVQPVGDSWTLSPRLRYYSQSAADFYTPYLTTQQGLFTYVTDPTLGPIYINTGSPTDGIKYYEDQSGTVTPPIDPNPGSRNFGQPVVSLNGLAVINQQTGQPVNDQTLVDALTQETVPFDRKKLPEHYSSDSRLAGYGTLSAGITLVKRLAKGIRLELGYEYIEHAGSLKLGGGGEDDYIDYDASLFNAAVTIDLDSANLFDGAMEDHSGHAGHMHHDMHEHHAGGAPAGVMFDHMLAGSGDLMVGYRYMFSRQGGDILGGSNTGGVSDFNIINRACAGKPCYVRPTEMSMHMHMLDIMYAPTDWLNLMLMPQFVEMDMSMRLLDESPRTGGMDAIGMAITHSSHAHTSAGFGDTEMHALFRLFRGRSSGMHLGLGLSAPTGDVSVGMRNMMHVDMGLMDYGMQLGSGTWDFKPSLTYTGARAPLSWGVQLNGTMRLEDRNASGYALGDVLQATAWGSYDLGDVWSTSLRGIYTLQGEIEGAYNDTHIRIGPVDYPHNYGGTFIDLGLGLSASIRSGTFAGNRLSLEWLLPVQNDFNGHQLDREGTLVFNWGIHI